In one Tachysurus vachellii isolate PV-2020 chromosome 24, HZAU_Pvac_v1, whole genome shotgun sequence genomic region, the following are encoded:
- the LOC132839621 gene encoding immunoglobulin-like domain-containing receptor 2 isoform X1, producing the protein MRRKEGKHVHDCTDYNASSVKRMIFLLVWWFTGIHFTALPWCEAVQVSVRDGRRFAMLFQSVVLPCQYTSTSTHTPVVQWWYKSYCHDRTRDAFSFPESLGVRGSELGATSHLDCSDTSRTVRVVASGQGSSLTIADYYKDRDISIINKADLRIGELRWGDSGVYFCKVVIADDLEGQNEAHVELLVLGQTGVADDLLPEIDLEIMPEWVFVVVVVLGGVLFFILAGVCWCQCCPHSCCCYVRCCCCPETCCCPRHLYEAGKGIKTTPSMPVALYPPYYMQGMPTMVPISPPSLVESKMSMAPSVDNNNVSSSQQPSVHSGYRLQPTPDQNSLKVLQYVERELAHFNPSKTLSSHDTCSMSELSSLHEAETDFHQAYRKVQKKALPAIPDMDDPPDLLSREKSPVHAQTSTRLPHHRVKDDHPRWNPRSEHLQRKAFQMKGRTGSLDELEEFAMSYVQRRRHDDFSDEEDGHLTCSKQRQREHEHDRRREQELVHDRYPYYNSKRYSPKDFQDRPRPPSPPPVLGNSKRRDTGDGNLRRDRNAWDLRRQEVESRQDYDDALLNSLLERKAKAGRSLSSKGGRNEEESDRPSKNSSQKSCHSHSPSNRSASNRPTEEDESLPPYAEREPERFRGAVNSHQPLTSTRSRKEQENKEELSRPRKVNTLLSRDSLIV; encoded by the exons CTCTGCCATGGTGTGAGGCGGTACAGGTGAGCGTGCGCGACGGGCGCCGTTTCGCAATGCTTTTCCAGTCGGTGGTTCTGCCATGTCAGTACACAAGCACCTCTACTCATACACCAGTGGTGCAGTGGTGGTACAAGTCATACTGCCATGACCGTACGCGTGACGCATTCAGCTTTCCAGAGTCTCTTGGGGTCCGGGGGTCTGAACTGGGGGCCACCTCCCATCTGGACTGCAGCGACACCAGCCGGACGGTTCGGGTTGTTGCCTCTGGACAGGGATCCTCTCTCACCATTGCTGATTACTACAAAGACCGAGACATCTCCATTATCAACA AGGCTGACCTGCGCATTGGAGAGTTGCGATGGGGTGACAGTGGAGTTTATTTCTGCAAGGTGGTGATCGCTGATGACTTGGAAGGCCAGAATGAAGCTCATGTGGAACTGCTGGTTCTGG GTCAGACAGGTGTGGCTGACGATCTCCTGCCTGAGATAGATCTGGAGATTATGCCAG AGTGGGTGTTTGTGGTGGTTGTAGTCCTCGGTGGTGTCTTGTTCTTCATCCTGGCCGGTGTGTGCTGGTGTCAGTGCTGTCCTCACTCCTGCTGCTGCTACGTGCGATGCTGCTGTTGCCCTGAAACCTGCTGTTGTCCTCGCCACT TGTATGAAGCTGGGAAAGGCATAAAAACTACACCCTCCATGCCAGTAGCACTCTACCCTCCATACTACATGCAAGGCATGCCCACGATGGTGCccatctctcctccctctctcgtTGAGTCCAAGATGTCCATGGCACCATCCGtcgataataataatgtctctTCATCTCAGCAGCCGTCAG TGCACAGTGGGTATCGTCTCCAGCCCACGCCGGATCAGAATTCACTGAAAGTGCTGCAGTATGTGGAGAGAGAGCTGGCGCATTTCAACCCTTCTAAGACCCTCAGCAGTCATGACA CTTGCAGTATGTCAGAACTTAGTTCCTTACACGAAGCAGAGACAGATTTCCACCAGGCTTATCGGAAGGTTCAGAAGAAAGCACTTCCAGCCATTCCTGATATGGATGACCCTCCAGACCTACTGAGTAGAGAAAAGTCTCCAGTGCACGCACAAACTTCTACTCGACTTCCTCATCATCGAGTGAAGGATGATCACCCAAG GTGGAACCCTCGTTCTGAGCACCTGCAGAGGAAGGCTTTCCAAATGAAAGGACGCACAGGCTCTCTGGACGAGCTTGAGGAGTTTGCCATGAGCTACGTGCAGCGACGGCGCCACGATGACTTTAGTGACGAAGAAGATGGTCACTTGACATGTTCAAAACAAAGGCAGCGCGAACACGAGCACGACCGGCGGAGAGAACAGGAGCTGGTGCATGACCGTTATCCATACTATAACTCTAAACGTTATTCTCCTAAAGATTTTCAAGACAGACCTCGTCCTCCAAGTCCTCCTCCTGTACTGGGCAACTCAAAGAGACGAGATACAGGAGACGGCAATCTTCGGCGTGATCGTAACGCATGGGATTTGAGAAGGCAGGAAGTCGAGAGCAGACAGGACTATGATGACGCCCTCCTCAATAGCTTATTGGAACGCAAAGCAAAAGCCGGGAGGAGCTTGTCTTCGAAAGGTGGCCGGAATGAGGAAGAATCAGATAGGCCCTCGAAGAATAGTTCTCAAAAGAGCTGCCACAGTCACTCACCTAGCAACAGATCAGCTAGCAACAGACCAACAGAGGAGGACGAGTCGTTGCCCCCGTACGCAGAAAGGGAACCAGAGCGTTTCCGTGGAGCTGTGAACTCTCACCAACCCTTGACTTCCACACGCTCCAGAAAAGAACAGGAGAATAAAGAGGAACTGAGTAGGCCGCGGAAAGTG AACACACTCCTAAGCAGAGATTCGCTCATAGTCTGA
- the LOC132839621 gene encoding immunoglobulin-like domain-containing receptor 2 isoform X2 yields the protein MRRKEGKHVHDCTDYNASSVKRMIFLLVWWFTGIHFTALPWCEAVQVSVRDGRRFAMLFQSVVLPCQYTSTSTHTPVVQWWYKSYCHDRTRDAFSFPESLGVRGSELGATSHLDCSDTSRTVRVVASGQGSSLTIADYYKDRDISIINKADLRIGELRWGDSGVYFCKVVIADDLEGQNEAHVELLVLEWVFVVVVVLGGVLFFILAGVCWCQCCPHSCCCYVRCCCCPETCCCPRHLYEAGKGIKTTPSMPVALYPPYYMQGMPTMVPISPPSLVESKMSMAPSVDNNNVSSSQQPSVHSGYRLQPTPDQNSLKVLQYVERELAHFNPSKTLSSHDTCSMSELSSLHEAETDFHQAYRKVQKKALPAIPDMDDPPDLLSREKSPVHAQTSTRLPHHRVKDDHPRWNPRSEHLQRKAFQMKGRTGSLDELEEFAMSYVQRRRHDDFSDEEDGHLTCSKQRQREHEHDRRREQELVHDRYPYYNSKRYSPKDFQDRPRPPSPPPVLGNSKRRDTGDGNLRRDRNAWDLRRQEVESRQDYDDALLNSLLERKAKAGRSLSSKGGRNEEESDRPSKNSSQKSCHSHSPSNRSASNRPTEEDESLPPYAEREPERFRGAVNSHQPLTSTRSRKEQENKEELSRPRKVNTLLSRDSLIV from the exons CTCTGCCATGGTGTGAGGCGGTACAGGTGAGCGTGCGCGACGGGCGCCGTTTCGCAATGCTTTTCCAGTCGGTGGTTCTGCCATGTCAGTACACAAGCACCTCTACTCATACACCAGTGGTGCAGTGGTGGTACAAGTCATACTGCCATGACCGTACGCGTGACGCATTCAGCTTTCCAGAGTCTCTTGGGGTCCGGGGGTCTGAACTGGGGGCCACCTCCCATCTGGACTGCAGCGACACCAGCCGGACGGTTCGGGTTGTTGCCTCTGGACAGGGATCCTCTCTCACCATTGCTGATTACTACAAAGACCGAGACATCTCCATTATCAACA AGGCTGACCTGCGCATTGGAGAGTTGCGATGGGGTGACAGTGGAGTTTATTTCTGCAAGGTGGTGATCGCTGATGACTTGGAAGGCCAGAATGAAGCTCATGTGGAACTGCTGGTTCTGG AGTGGGTGTTTGTGGTGGTTGTAGTCCTCGGTGGTGTCTTGTTCTTCATCCTGGCCGGTGTGTGCTGGTGTCAGTGCTGTCCTCACTCCTGCTGCTGCTACGTGCGATGCTGCTGTTGCCCTGAAACCTGCTGTTGTCCTCGCCACT TGTATGAAGCTGGGAAAGGCATAAAAACTACACCCTCCATGCCAGTAGCACTCTACCCTCCATACTACATGCAAGGCATGCCCACGATGGTGCccatctctcctccctctctcgtTGAGTCCAAGATGTCCATGGCACCATCCGtcgataataataatgtctctTCATCTCAGCAGCCGTCAG TGCACAGTGGGTATCGTCTCCAGCCCACGCCGGATCAGAATTCACTGAAAGTGCTGCAGTATGTGGAGAGAGAGCTGGCGCATTTCAACCCTTCTAAGACCCTCAGCAGTCATGACA CTTGCAGTATGTCAGAACTTAGTTCCTTACACGAAGCAGAGACAGATTTCCACCAGGCTTATCGGAAGGTTCAGAAGAAAGCACTTCCAGCCATTCCTGATATGGATGACCCTCCAGACCTACTGAGTAGAGAAAAGTCTCCAGTGCACGCACAAACTTCTACTCGACTTCCTCATCATCGAGTGAAGGATGATCACCCAAG GTGGAACCCTCGTTCTGAGCACCTGCAGAGGAAGGCTTTCCAAATGAAAGGACGCACAGGCTCTCTGGACGAGCTTGAGGAGTTTGCCATGAGCTACGTGCAGCGACGGCGCCACGATGACTTTAGTGACGAAGAAGATGGTCACTTGACATGTTCAAAACAAAGGCAGCGCGAACACGAGCACGACCGGCGGAGAGAACAGGAGCTGGTGCATGACCGTTATCCATACTATAACTCTAAACGTTATTCTCCTAAAGATTTTCAAGACAGACCTCGTCCTCCAAGTCCTCCTCCTGTACTGGGCAACTCAAAGAGACGAGATACAGGAGACGGCAATCTTCGGCGTGATCGTAACGCATGGGATTTGAGAAGGCAGGAAGTCGAGAGCAGACAGGACTATGATGACGCCCTCCTCAATAGCTTATTGGAACGCAAAGCAAAAGCCGGGAGGAGCTTGTCTTCGAAAGGTGGCCGGAATGAGGAAGAATCAGATAGGCCCTCGAAGAATAGTTCTCAAAAGAGCTGCCACAGTCACTCACCTAGCAACAGATCAGCTAGCAACAGACCAACAGAGGAGGACGAGTCGTTGCCCCCGTACGCAGAAAGGGAACCAGAGCGTTTCCGTGGAGCTGTGAACTCTCACCAACCCTTGACTTCCACACGCTCCAGAAAAGAACAGGAGAATAAAGAGGAACTGAGTAGGCCGCGGAAAGTG AACACACTCCTAAGCAGAGATTCGCTCATAGTCTGA